From a single Kitasatospora azatica KCTC 9699 genomic region:
- a CDS encoding ABC transporter permease has protein sequence MSSSTATEHAIGGAVPRQRRGIAAMAHDSWVVAKRNLRRMTRIPEIVVFGLMQPVMFVLLFSYVMGGAIQIPGAGSSSKIYTQFLMSGIFAQTVTFAVAGASAGIAEDMTKGLVDRFRSLPMTRSAVLVGRTLADLVQTAFTLLVLALVAVAVGWRIHNGVLRMLAAFALLLLLGYAFSWIGALIGLSVRSPEAATSAGLIWLFPLTFISNAFVPISSMPGWLQPIAYWNPFSATVQACRNLFGNQIGPVDSAWPMQHAVGVSIASSLVVLAIFSWLSVRKYRSAVG, from the coding sequence ATGAGCAGCAGCACCGCCACCGAGCACGCGATCGGCGGCGCGGTACCGCGCCAGCGCCGCGGCATCGCGGCGATGGCGCACGACTCCTGGGTGGTCGCCAAGCGCAACCTGCGCCGGATGACCCGGATCCCGGAGATCGTCGTCTTCGGCCTGATGCAGCCCGTGATGTTCGTGCTGCTCTTCTCGTACGTGATGGGCGGCGCCATCCAGATCCCCGGCGCCGGGTCCAGCTCGAAGATCTACACCCAGTTCCTGATGTCCGGCATCTTCGCGCAGACGGTCACCTTCGCGGTGGCCGGCGCCTCGGCCGGGATCGCGGAGGACATGACCAAGGGGCTGGTGGACCGGTTCCGCTCGCTGCCGATGACCCGCTCGGCAGTGCTGGTCGGGCGGACCCTGGCTGACCTGGTGCAGACCGCCTTCACCCTGCTGGTGCTGGCCCTGGTAGCGGTGGCGGTCGGCTGGCGGATCCACAACGGGGTCCTCAGGATGCTGGCGGCCTTCGCGCTGCTCCTGCTGCTGGGCTACGCGTTCTCCTGGATCGGCGCGCTGATCGGGCTCTCGGTGCGCAGCCCGGAGGCGGCCACCTCGGCGGGCCTGATCTGGCTCTTCCCGCTGACCTTCATCTCCAACGCCTTCGTGCCGATCAGCAGCATGCCGGGCTGGCTGCAGCCGATCGCCTACTGGAACCCGTTCAGCGCGACGGTGCAGGCCTGCCGCAACCTGTTCGGCAACCAGATCGGGCCGGTGGACAGCGCCTGGCCGATGCAGCACGCGGTCGGCGTGTCGATCGCCTCCTCGCTGGTGGTGCTGGCGATCTTCTCCTGGCTGTCGGTGCGCAAGTACCGCTCCGCGGTCGGGTAG
- the greA gene encoding transcription elongation factor GreA, translating to MTQTSENVTWLTQSGYDKLRDELEYLTGPARSEITQKIEQAREEGDLKENAGYHAAREEQGKMELRIRQLTQLLERAQVGEAPEDSGVVAPGMVVTVAFDGDMDDTMSFLLGSREVAGDDLDVYSPQSPLGQAINGKKVDEDATYELPNGKKATVRIVEAKPYVG from the coding sequence GTGACCCAGACCAGCGAGAACGTGACCTGGCTCACTCAATCCGGCTACGACAAGCTCAGGGACGAGCTGGAGTACCTGACCGGTCCCGCACGCTCCGAAATCACCCAGAAGATCGAGCAGGCGCGCGAAGAGGGCGACCTCAAGGAGAACGCCGGCTACCACGCCGCCCGCGAGGAGCAGGGCAAGATGGAGCTGCGGATCCGCCAGCTCACCCAGCTCCTGGAGCGCGCGCAGGTCGGCGAGGCCCCCGAGGACTCCGGCGTGGTCGCGCCCGGCATGGTGGTGACCGTGGCCTTCGACGGCGACATGGACGACACCATGTCCTTCCTGCTCGGCTCGCGCGAGGTGGCCGGCGACGACCTGGACGTCTACTCGCCGCAGTCCCCGCTCGGCCAGGCGATCAACGGCAAGAAGGTCGACGAGGACGCCACCTACGAGCTGCCGAACGGCAAGAAGGCCACCGTGCGGATCGTGGAGGCGAAGCCGTACGTCGGCTGA
- a CDS encoding DUF4307 domain-containing protein produces MTASSDTRPSAPPTGRYGGRSDQEADRRLKLVGGVLAVLLVALVAWLGGSYLLRETKLNGTVPTFQIVSDSEVQAQLSVTKSSGTAGTCTIRSQAADGSVVGQLDVQVPKAGSSFVQVVTIRTTARGTTAELLGCTPTK; encoded by the coding sequence ATGACCGCCAGCAGCGACACCCGCCCGAGCGCCCCGCCCACGGGCCGCTACGGCGGTCGCAGCGACCAGGAGGCGGACCGCAGGCTCAAGCTGGTCGGCGGAGTGCTCGCGGTGCTGCTGGTGGCCCTGGTGGCCTGGCTCGGCGGCTCCTACCTGCTGCGCGAGACCAAGCTGAACGGCACCGTGCCGACCTTCCAGATCGTCTCCGACAGCGAGGTGCAGGCCCAGCTCTCGGTGACCAAGAGCTCCGGCACCGCCGGCACCTGCACCATCCGCTCCCAGGCCGCCGACGGCTCGGTGGTCGGCCAGCTGGACGTCCAGGTCCCCAAGGCCGGCTCCAGCTTCGTCCAGGTGGTCACCATCCGGACCACCGCCCGCGGCACCACGGCCGAGCTACTGGGCTGTACGCCGACGAAGTAA
- the mca gene encoding mycothiol conjugate amidase Mca, producing the protein MTEQLRLMAVHAHPDDESSKGAATMAMYVAQGVEVLVATCTGGERGSVLNPKLQGDPFIEENIHEVRRKEMDRAREILGVQQAWLGFVDSGLPEGDPLPPLPEGCFALQEVDAAAEPLVRLIREFKPQVITTYDENGGYPHPDHIMTHKITMRAFDAAGDPDAYPEAGEPWQPLKLYYNHGFPMGRIRELHRYLTENGLESPYGEWIAGWEKSGRKEREITTRVNCADWFETRDAALIAHATQIDPDGPWFRVPLEVQREVWPTEDYELARSLVDTDLPEDDLFTGLRAASLAGEGAK; encoded by the coding sequence TTGACTGAGCAGTTGCGGCTGATGGCGGTGCACGCGCACCCGGACGACGAGTCCAGCAAGGGTGCGGCCACCATGGCCATGTACGTCGCCCAGGGCGTTGAGGTGCTGGTGGCCACCTGCACCGGCGGGGAGCGCGGCTCTGTGCTCAACCCGAAGCTCCAGGGTGATCCGTTCATCGAGGAGAACATCCACGAGGTCCGGCGCAAGGAGATGGACAGGGCGCGCGAGATCCTCGGCGTGCAGCAGGCCTGGCTGGGCTTCGTCGACTCGGGGCTCCCGGAGGGGGACCCGCTGCCGCCGCTGCCGGAGGGCTGCTTCGCGCTGCAGGAGGTGGACGCGGCGGCCGAGCCGCTGGTGCGGCTGATCCGCGAGTTCAAGCCGCAGGTGATCACCACCTACGACGAGAACGGCGGCTACCCGCACCCGGACCACATCATGACTCACAAGATCACCATGCGGGCCTTCGACGCGGCGGGTGACCCGGACGCCTACCCCGAGGCGGGCGAGCCCTGGCAGCCGCTGAAGCTCTACTACAACCACGGCTTCCCGATGGGCCGGATCCGCGAGCTGCACCGGTACCTGACCGAGAACGGTCTGGAGTCCCCGTACGGCGAGTGGATCGCGGGCTGGGAGAAGAGCGGGCGCAAGGAGCGGGAGATCACCACCCGGGTGAACTGCGCCGACTGGTTCGAGACCCGGGACGCCGCGCTGATCGCGCACGCCACCCAGATCGACCCGGACGGCCCGTGGTTCCGGGTCCCGCTGGAGGTGCAGCGCGAGGTCTGGCCGACCGAGGACTACGAGCTGGCCCGTTCGCTGGTCGACACCGACCTGCCGGAGGACGACCTGTTCACCGGCCTGCGTGCGGCCAGCCTGGCGGGTGAGGGCGCCAAGTAG
- a CDS encoding GH1 family beta-glucosidase: MNDLDALPTNFRWGAATSAYQIEGAVHEDGRAPSIWDTFSHTPGTVDNGDTGDTACDHYHRYPEDIRLIGRLGLDAYRFSIAWPRVVPQADGRVNPAGLAFYDRLVDALLAAGITPFPTLYHWDLPQAQQDRGGWPERATAERFAEYAAAVAERLGDRVTHWGTLNEPLCSSWIGHLEGKMAPGLTDLTAAVRTSYHLHLAHGLATQALRAAVPGARIGLTNNLSTIEPATGSAADLAAARRADGHINRWWLDPVHGRGYPQDMVELYGVELPVRDGDLELIGAPLDWLGLNYYFRQIVADDPSGPVPRFRQVPGPNPERTAMDWEVHAPGIEELLLRLTEEYGARELYVTENGAAYPDTVTADGRVEDLERAGYLEQHLAACARAVAKGAPLAGYFAWSLLDNFEWAYGYDKRFGLVHVDYATQRRTVKRSGHRYAEVIRAHRAR, from the coding sequence GTGAACGACCTCGACGCGCTGCCGACCAACTTCCGCTGGGGTGCGGCTACTTCCGCCTACCAGATCGAGGGCGCCGTGCACGAGGACGGCCGGGCACCCTCGATCTGGGACACCTTCTCGCACACCCCGGGCACGGTGGACAACGGCGACACCGGCGACACCGCCTGCGACCACTACCACCGCTACCCCGAGGACATCCGACTGATCGGCCGGCTGGGCCTGGACGCCTACCGGTTCTCGATCGCCTGGCCGCGGGTGGTACCGCAGGCCGACGGTCGGGTCAACCCGGCCGGACTGGCCTTCTACGACCGCCTGGTGGACGCCCTGCTGGCCGCCGGGATCACCCCGTTCCCCACCCTCTACCACTGGGACCTGCCGCAGGCCCAGCAGGACCGCGGCGGCTGGCCCGAGCGCGCCACCGCCGAGCGGTTCGCCGAGTACGCGGCGGCGGTGGCCGAACGGCTCGGCGACCGGGTGACCCACTGGGGCACCCTCAACGAGCCGCTCTGCTCCTCCTGGATCGGCCACCTGGAGGGGAAGATGGCGCCCGGTCTGACCGACCTGACCGCCGCCGTGCGCACCTCCTACCACCTGCACCTGGCCCACGGGCTGGCCACCCAGGCACTGCGCGCCGCCGTCCCCGGCGCCCGGATCGGCCTGACCAACAACCTGAGCACCATCGAACCCGCCACCGGCAGCGCGGCCGACCTGGCCGCCGCCCGGCGGGCCGACGGCCACATCAACCGCTGGTGGCTGGACCCGGTGCACGGCCGCGGCTACCCGCAGGACATGGTCGAGCTCTACGGGGTCGAGCTGCCGGTCCGCGACGGCGACCTGGAGCTGATCGGCGCCCCGCTGGACTGGCTCGGCCTCAACTACTACTTCCGCCAGATCGTCGCCGACGACCCGTCAGGCCCGGTCCCGCGCTTTCGCCAGGTGCCCGGCCCGAACCCCGAGCGCACCGCGATGGACTGGGAGGTGCACGCCCCCGGGATCGAGGAGCTGCTGCTGCGGCTGACCGAGGAGTACGGCGCGCGCGAGCTCTACGTCACCGAGAACGGCGCCGCCTACCCGGACACCGTCACCGCCGACGGCCGGGTCGAGGACCTCGAACGCGCCGGCTACCTGGAGCAGCACCTGGCCGCCTGCGCCCGCGCGGTCGCCAAGGGCGCTCCGCTGGCCGGCTACTTCGCCTGGTCGCTGCTGGACAACTTCGAGTGGGCCTACGGCTACGACAAGCGCTTCGGCCTGGTCCACGTCGACTACGCCACCCAGCGGCGCACCGTCAAGCGCAGCGGGCACCGCTACGCCGAGGTGATCCGCGCCCACCGGGCGCGCTGA
- a CDS encoding carbohydrate ABC transporter permease, translating to MINPPAWFRRLRRLVLLLLTVFTLTPVAVMLSSSLKPLQDVQGPWRWVPSHLTLRPYLDIWTTVPLARYFTNSLIVAGSATGLSVLIAVLAGYAVSRYRFRGRRLFTVTVLSTQMFPGILFLLPLFLLFVNIGNFTGLALYGSRGGLILTYLTFSLPFSIWMLVGYFDSIPRDLDEAAAVDGCGPLRTLAQIVVPAAIPGIVAVAVYAFMTAWGEVLFASVMTNDQTRTLAVGLQGYATQTDVYWNQVMAASLVVSLPVVAGFLLLQRYLVAGLTAGAVK from the coding sequence ATGATTAACCCGCCCGCCTGGTTCCGCCGGCTGCGCCGACTGGTCCTGCTGCTGCTGACCGTCTTCACGCTCACCCCGGTGGCCGTGATGCTGAGCTCCTCGCTCAAGCCGCTGCAGGACGTCCAGGGGCCCTGGCGCTGGGTGCCCAGCCACCTGACGCTCCGCCCGTACCTGGACATCTGGACCACCGTGCCGTTGGCCCGCTACTTCACCAACTCGCTGATCGTGGCGGGCAGCGCCACCGGCCTGTCGGTGCTGATCGCGGTGCTGGCCGGTTACGCGGTGAGCCGCTACCGGTTCCGTGGCCGGCGGCTGTTCACCGTCACCGTGCTCTCCACCCAGATGTTCCCCGGCATCCTCTTCCTGCTGCCGCTCTTCCTGCTCTTCGTCAACATCGGCAACTTCACCGGCCTCGCGCTCTACGGCAGCCGGGGCGGCCTGATCCTCACCTATCTGACCTTCTCGCTGCCGTTCTCGATCTGGATGCTGGTCGGGTACTTCGACTCGATCCCGCGCGACCTGGACGAGGCGGCGGCGGTGGACGGCTGCGGCCCGCTGCGCACCCTGGCGCAGATCGTGGTGCCGGCCGCGATCCCCGGCATCGTCGCGGTCGCCGTCTACGCCTTCATGACCGCCTGGGGCGAAGTGCTGTTCGCCTCGGTGATGACCAATGACCAGACCCGCACCCTGGCCGTCGGCCTGCAGGGCTACGCCACCCAGACCGACGTCTACTGGAACCAGGTGATGGCCGCCTCGCTGGTGGTGAGCCTGCCGGTGGTGGCCGGCTTCCTGCTGCTGCAGCGATACCTGGTGGCCGGGCTGACCGCCGGCGCGGTCAAGTGA
- a CDS encoding carbohydrate ABC transporter permease has protein sequence MAQLRRTRGRAALPYLLLLPALAAELLIHLVPMVVGIVMSFKQLTQFFIRDWSTAPWSGTANYRMAVDFHAPVGQALLNSFWVTCAFTVLSVGLSWLVGSTAAIMMQDAFRGRALLRAAFLLPYALPVFAAVITWSFMFQRDTGLINHVLHDQLHLVKQKPFWLIGDNSFTALLTVSVWRSWPFAFLTLTAGLQNIPRELYEAAAMDGAGVWQQIRRITLPSLRPVNQVLVLVLFLWTFNDFNTPFVLFGKAAPKAADLISIHIYQSSFVTWNFGSGSAMSVLLLLFLLLVTAVYLFATNRRRGADD, from the coding sequence GTGGCGCAGCTTCGACGAACCAGGGGCCGCGCCGCGCTGCCCTACCTGCTCCTGCTGCCCGCGCTGGCCGCGGAGTTGCTGATCCACCTGGTGCCGATGGTGGTCGGCATCGTGATGAGCTTCAAGCAGCTCACCCAGTTCTTCATCCGGGACTGGTCCACGGCCCCCTGGTCGGGGACGGCCAACTACCGGATGGCGGTGGACTTCCACGCCCCGGTCGGCCAGGCCCTGTTGAACTCCTTCTGGGTGACCTGCGCCTTCACCGTGCTCTCGGTCGGCCTGTCCTGGCTGGTCGGCAGCACCGCGGCGATCATGATGCAGGACGCCTTCCGCGGTCGCGCCCTGCTGCGGGCCGCCTTCCTGCTGCCGTACGCGCTGCCGGTCTTCGCGGCGGTGATCACCTGGTCGTTCATGTTCCAGCGGGACACCGGGCTGATCAACCACGTGCTGCACGACCAACTGCACCTGGTGAAGCAGAAGCCGTTCTGGCTGATCGGCGACAACAGCTTCACGGCGCTGCTGACCGTCTCGGTCTGGCGCTCCTGGCCGTTCGCCTTCCTGACCCTGACGGCCGGCCTGCAGAACATCCCGCGCGAGCTCTACGAGGCCGCCGCGATGGACGGCGCCGGGGTCTGGCAGCAGATCCGCCGGATCACCCTGCCCTCGCTGCGCCCGGTCAACCAGGTGCTGGTCCTGGTGCTCTTCCTGTGGACCTTCAACGACTTCAACACCCCCTTCGTGCTGTTCGGCAAGGCGGCCCCGAAGGCCGCCGACCTGATCTCCATCCACATCTACCAGTCCTCCTTCGTCACCTGGAACTTCGGCTCGGGCTCGGCGATGTCCGTGCTGCTGCTGCTCTTCCTGCTGCTGGTGACGGCGGTCTACCTGTTCGCCACCAACCGCCGCAGGGGCGCCGATGATTAA
- a CDS encoding ABC transporter substrate-binding protein: MRTHRLPAALALTASITLTATACGGGSTSAGSNSSPKTLTYWASNQGTSLENDKQVLEPELRKFEQQTGIKVNLEVIPWSDLLNRILAATASGQGPDVLNIGNTWSASLQATGALLPFDQATFDKIGGKDRFLPATIASAGAAGKDPAAVPLYSMAYGLYYDKKLFQAAGIANPPATWDELVADGKKLTTGSQYGLAIEGGNVSENVHHAFTLGMQHGTGFYDAAGKPQFDSPQAVAAVKQYVDFIAADKIAAPGNAEYAANQSVTDFATGKAAMLMWQAAGANLKSHGMNPDDYGVAPIPVPVGATGSQATSSMVAGINLAVFKNTKNLDGALNFVKFMTGDDEQKVLNSTYGNLPPVKSVQADPAFATPELKTLAGVLQGSAAPLPQVASESQFETLVGTAVKNLLAAAAAGQPVTEASVKAELTKAQQQMPAS; the protein is encoded by the coding sequence ATGCGCACCCACCGGCTCCCCGCCGCCCTCGCCCTGACCGCCTCGATCACCTTGACCGCCACCGCCTGCGGCGGCGGCTCCACCAGCGCCGGTTCCAACTCCAGCCCGAAGACGCTCACCTACTGGGCCTCCAACCAGGGCACCAGCCTGGAGAACGACAAGCAGGTACTGGAACCCGAGCTGAGAAAGTTCGAGCAGCAGACCGGGATCAAGGTCAACCTCGAGGTGATCCCCTGGTCCGACCTGCTCAACCGGATCCTCGCCGCCACCGCCTCCGGCCAGGGCCCCGACGTGCTCAACATCGGCAACACCTGGTCCGCCTCGCTGCAGGCCACCGGCGCGCTGCTGCCCTTCGACCAGGCCACCTTCGACAAGATCGGCGGCAAGGACCGGTTCCTGCCCGCCACCATCGCCTCGGCCGGCGCGGCCGGCAAGGACCCGGCCGCCGTGCCGCTCTACTCGATGGCCTACGGGCTGTACTACGACAAGAAGCTCTTCCAGGCCGCCGGGATCGCCAATCCGCCCGCCACCTGGGACGAACTGGTCGCCGACGGAAAGAAGTTGACCACCGGCTCGCAGTACGGCCTGGCGATCGAGGGCGGCAACGTCTCGGAGAACGTGCACCACGCCTTCACCCTCGGCATGCAGCACGGCACCGGCTTCTACGACGCCGCCGGCAAGCCGCAGTTCGACAGCCCGCAGGCGGTCGCCGCGGTCAAGCAGTACGTGGACTTCATCGCCGCCGACAAGATCGCCGCCCCCGGCAACGCCGAGTACGCCGCCAACCAGTCGGTCACCGACTTCGCCACCGGCAAGGCCGCGATGCTGATGTGGCAGGCCGCCGGCGCCAACCTCAAGTCGCACGGCATGAACCCCGACGACTACGGGGTGGCCCCGATCCCGGTCCCGGTCGGCGCCACCGGCTCCCAGGCCACCAGCTCGATGGTGGCCGGCATCAACCTGGCGGTCTTCAAGAACACCAAGAACCTCGACGGCGCGCTGAACTTCGTGAAGTTCATGACCGGCGACGACGAGCAGAAGGTGCTCAACTCCACCTACGGCAACCTCCCGCCGGTCAAGTCCGTCCAGGCCGACCCGGCCTTCGCCACCCCGGAGTTGAAGACCCTGGCGGGTGTGCTGCAGGGCAGCGCCGCGCCGCTGCCGCAGGTGGCCAGCGAGAGCCAGTTCGAGACCCTGGTGGGCACGGCGGTGAAGAACCTGCTCGCCGCGGCGGCCGCCGGCCAACCGGTCACCGAGGCCTCGGTGAAGGCCGAACTGACCAAGGCCCAGCAGCAGATGCCGGCCAGCTGA
- a CDS encoding ROK family transcriptional regulator — MAEQGKQTVRDLRRASRSTLLRHLYFDGPLSRQELGRSSGLSAGSISNVVGELLADQLVEECGSVESDGGRPRILLRVRPEAAYLVGVDVGETQVRVALFDLALTELAASDHPLSDCGHDVGHVVELILTGLAEVLAATGVPQSAVLGVGVGVPGVVEQVAPEAEWAGGEAGGAGAVVHGPTVGWRAVPLGRLLRAGTDLPLYVDNGAKTLGQAEMWFGAGRGARHAVIALFGSGVGACVIADGARFRGATSSAGEWGHTKVHVGGRRCRCGARGCLEAYVGAEALVERWGRQAPDGEKAGLGELLTAARAGEPEAVELLAESAEYLGAAIADLINLFNPERVVIGGWAGLLLGPYLLPAIQDAATRNALSFPREQTAIGLSSLGPDAVTTGAATLPLTHFLASGGAVPDRIKAAWAAS; from the coding sequence ATGGCAGAACAAGGCAAGCAGACCGTTCGCGACCTGCGGCGGGCCAGCCGGTCCACGCTGCTGCGGCACCTGTACTTCGACGGGCCGCTGAGCCGGCAGGAGTTGGGCCGCAGCAGCGGACTGAGCGCGGGCTCGATCAGCAACGTGGTCGGTGAACTGCTGGCGGACCAACTGGTCGAAGAGTGCGGGTCGGTGGAGTCCGACGGCGGTCGGCCGCGGATCCTGCTGCGGGTCAGACCCGAGGCCGCGTACCTGGTCGGGGTGGACGTGGGGGAGACCCAGGTGCGGGTCGCGCTCTTCGACCTGGCGCTGACCGAGCTGGCCGCCAGCGACCACCCGCTCTCCGACTGCGGCCACGACGTGGGCCACGTGGTCGAGTTGATCCTCACCGGGCTGGCCGAGGTGCTGGCCGCCACCGGCGTGCCGCAGTCCGCGGTGCTCGGGGTCGGGGTCGGCGTGCCCGGCGTGGTGGAGCAGGTCGCGCCCGAAGCGGAGTGGGCCGGCGGGGAGGCCGGCGGCGCGGGAGCGGTGGTGCACGGGCCGACCGTCGGCTGGCGGGCGGTGCCGCTGGGCCGGCTGCTGCGGGCCGGCACCGACCTGCCGCTGTACGTGGACAACGGTGCCAAGACACTCGGCCAGGCGGAGATGTGGTTCGGTGCGGGCCGGGGTGCCCGGCACGCGGTGATCGCGCTCTTCGGCTCCGGCGTCGGAGCCTGCGTGATCGCCGACGGCGCGCGCTTTCGCGGTGCCACCAGCAGTGCGGGCGAGTGGGGGCACACCAAGGTGCATGTGGGCGGGCGGCGTTGCCGGTGCGGTGCGCGCGGCTGCCTGGAGGCCTACGTCGGGGCCGAGGCGCTGGTCGAGCGGTGGGGGCGGCAGGCGCCCGATGGCGAGAAGGCGGGGCTGGGCGAGCTGCTGACGGCGGCTCGGGCAGGCGAGCCGGAAGCCGTCGAGCTGCTGGCGGAGAGCGCCGAGTACCTGGGGGCGGCGATCGCCGACCTGATCAACCTGTTCAACCCCGAGCGGGTGGTGATCGGCGGCTGGGCCGGTCTGTTGCTCGGTCCGTACCTGCTGCCCGCGATCCAGGACGCGGCCACCCGCAACGCGCTCAGCTTCCCGCGCGAACAGACCGCCATCGGGCTCAGCAGCCTGGGGCCCGATGCGGTGACGACCGGGGCCGCGACCCTGCCGCTGACCCACTTCCTGGCCTCGGGCGGGGCCGTGCCGGACCGCATCAAGGCGGCTTGGGCGGCCAGTTGA